Below is a window of Salvelinus alpinus chromosome 5, SLU_Salpinus.1, whole genome shotgun sequence DNA.
GGTTAGTTTTCATTATCTATCAAAACTTTTATTCCTGTCATGCATTCACAATTCAGCGCTGAGTATAGCTACATTTCAGAGACACAGATGTCTCCCCTGTTGTTGGTTTAGTTCACAGTAGTTTGCTAATGTTGCATGTATTGACCTGCACTTTGCAGCTCTGGTTTATGAAGAACTATGTGACAGACTATTTATAAAGCTAGTCAATGTGATAAAACAATTGGCttcgtttacacaggcagcccaattggGCTGCATGTGTAAATGCAGCCACTGTGGCCTAACTAATCTTCTGTTCGGTCTTTTCACAGGGAAACAGAGATGAGGAACTCCATGCTGGCTCAGGTTCTAGACCAGTTCGCCCGCGCCAGATGTAGGTCTTTCATATCCCCTGGTTTGAATTAATCATTGATCTGATATTGGAACTTTCAGTacctacacatggttagcaaTAGGTGGCGCCATTGCCTAAAAGTCTGCTATGTTTTGTTGCGTTGCAGTGAGTAACTTGGCTCTGGTGAAGCCAGAGAAGGCCAAAGCAGTGGAGAATTACCTCATACAGATGGCCCGCATGGGCCAGCTGGGAGGAAAGGTGAGAGAACTGGACCTaaagcagtgtacaaaacattaggaacaccttcttatTATtgtgttgcacccccttttgccctcagaccaACCTCCATTTAttgggtcatggactctacaaggtgtcaaaagcatttcacaggaatgctggcccatgttgattccaatgcttcccacagttgtgtcaaattggctggttgtcctttgggtggtggaccattcttgatacacacaggaaactgttgagtgtggaaaaacccagcagcgttgcaaaaatctggcacctactaccataccctgttcaaaggcacttaaatgttttgtcttgtccattcatcctatgaatggcacacatacacaatccatgtctcagttgtctcttggcttaaaaatccttctttaacctgtctactccccttcatctacactgattgacatggatttaagtgacatcaataagggatcatagcttccaccTAGTCagactgtcatggaaagagcagatattcctaatgttttgtacacactttatttattttttaaactgtttGGACAAAAAAAAACTCTTAGATGGCCTGCCAGTTCTTTCTCTTCACTAGTGACTGCATTGCCCCCTAGCAGTCATACGCAGGACCATATTTTTCCTTGTGAATTCACATTAAATGTTATGATTTTTTTCACTGACTTGACCCATCTGCTATTGGCTCTTCCTTACATTTGGATTGTCTCTTTCAGATTTCAGAGACTGGTTTGATCGACATCTTAGAAAAAGTTAGTCAGCAAACAGAAAAAAAGACAACTGTTAAGGTGAGTCCACGGATCAAATACAATTTCACAATTTCCGACAGGCTTTTAACTGACTGCGTCCCCTCTCCTACCCACAGTTCAACCGACGAAAGGTGATGGACtcagatgatgatgaggatgattgATGCGTTGAAAGGAGCCCAGGAGCCAGTCAGACGGCTGGGTTAGGGCGGGATTCAGGACATAGGTTGGAGCAGGGCTCTGTTCGTTGGCGGCCATCTTTGACTTGCCAAAGGCCCTGCATTAGTGATGTACCCTGGGATACCACATCAGCCCCTGTGTGCATCTGGAACTCCTTACTATATTCTCTCTTATATCCATTTTCACCACGTTTTACTTTTTCTCCACAACAAGAAGCAGAACAAAATGCAACTTAGGGTATATTCCTGCTGCTGCATTTTTTTGAGACTGCTTTGTGATACTGTCTGTGTGCTGCTACTGAGCAATAGTGAAACCATCAAACTGGACAGAGCACATGGGTATAGTCATcgtttttttattcatttttgctGACCTGTATCTTCAACcgttttacatttaaaaaataaaaaagccttACATTTGAATGCTTATTCCACAAATAATCAACACAGTTTTATCATGATGATATTTTGTCTTTGAGCTGAGTGCTTGAAGACTCATTGATTGGTCATATGGGTTTGCACTATATTtgctttcattaaaaaaaaacttcAAGTATAATCACATAAGAGCAATGGTGTAAGAAAAAAAGTCTAAAATATAGTTTGTATTAAAATGTAGTCGATATTCTTTACAAGGCCTCCTAGGTCGTGTATTAGGCTATATGTTGCATTACATTGAAATGTATAGGCTGACATTACATAGTTGGTTTGATTCACTAGGTTCAAATACTCTTTTCTGAAATGTATGCGATATGTGCATTAAAAGGCTGAGATGTATTTGTAGCAGGATTTGTTAAATTATCTCACTTGTTAGTCTACGACAGCACTTGAAGAACTTCCTGCTTCACTCTTATTGAACAGGTGTATGGTGAGACCACAGATATATGAATGGTTGCTTCTATTGTACACCTGCTACAGGTAATACTCAATATCTGACAGTACATTGATGTTCTTACAAGCAAGATGTAACTGAATATTTGGAGATAAGTTCATGGGAGATTTGGTTTCATGTTCATAGTGTTCACCCCAATAAATCAATGTCAGCATTGATAAAGCAGACAAGGAGTCATTCTTCTTGATCATAAAACAAGTGTTCCTcttataataataatgatacaCTAGATTACTATAACACACAGGCTGTACGTTTTTTCCTTCCCTTGTAACCATGATTTCATAGAACAGAATTTCACAGACGGTACAAGAAGAACATAACACAAGAGCTGTTAATATACGGCATATGGTAAAAAATACCCCACACTACTATTCATATCCAgtcactgtacagtcgtggccaaaagttttacgaatgacacaaata
It encodes the following:
- the LOC139576147 gene encoding programmed cell death protein 5-like → MADDELEAIRRQRMAELQSKHGDSSNDQQGQQEAKQRETEMRNSMLAQVLDQFARARLSNLALVKPEKAKAVENYLIQMARMGQLGGKISETGLIDILEKVSQQTEKKTTVKFNRRKVMDSDDDEDD